In Magnetococcus sp. PR-3, the DNA window GGAAGAGAAAAACATCAATACCGAGAATATAGCCCGCCTAGCTCGTATCTATAGTGCCATGAAGCCCAAGGTTGCAGCCAAACAGTTGAAGGACCTTGAACGTACCACGGCGGTAAAGATACTTAAGGTGCTTAAAGAGAAGGTGGCGGCTAAGATCTTTGATAAAATGGATCCGATGGAGGCTGTTCCTCTGGCAGATGCCATTGGTATGACACTGCAGGAACGCCGCATGCGACGCATTCAATAGCGGGTTTAGCTTGCATAGGTGTCGGGGTTTTCTAAAAAGCACGCCAATGGCGTGCTTTTTTTGTTTATATTAAACAAGCACATACATATAAAATTAAGAAAAGGAGCAAAAAAAGGTTAAGGGGTTTGGATATCCCGTCGATAAATTCTCTTACGCACAGCAAAATGACTGTGTGAAAACAAAAAAATGAAGCAGCATAAAAAAACGCTTAAAGGTTCCAAGGGAGGGGCCGATAAGCATACTAACGGCCACAAGAGCCGTGACTTGAAGGGCAGTACCTAAGGGAAAAAGATGGGGGCAAGAGGCCCGCATTTATAAAAAAGTAGTAAACGCTGTATTAGGGTTAGGGTTGGCCCTGTAAAACGAACAACCCACCTCCAGCCAAGGACGGAAAACACGAAGACCATACTGGCTCTTCGTACGTTGGAGGTAGAACCATGCCACTTTACGTAAATACAAACGTCGCTTCGCTGAATGCGCAGCGCAAATTAACGCAGTCTTCTAACGATCTGTCTACCACTTTCGCACGGCTCTCTTCCGGGTTGCGGATTAACTCCGCTAAGGATGATGCAGCTGGTCTGGCCATCACCAATCGTATGACGGCCCAGATTCGCGGACTCAACCAGGCTGTTCGCAACGCCAACGACGGTATATCCGTTGCGCAGGTTGCCGAAGGAGCCCTGGACGAAACCACCAACGCTTTGCAGCGTATACGTGAGCTGGCCGTACAGTCGGCCAACGCCATTTATAACACTTCAGACCGTCTGAACCTTGATAAAGAGGTTGATCAGATGTTGGCTGAAATTCAGCGCATCTCCGGTGATACGGAGTTCAACAAGCTGAATGTTTTGGATGGTACCTATACCGCGCAAAACTTCCAGGTGGGTGCTTTTTCTAGTCAAACCATCACAATGAGCATCAATGGTGCTCAGATGTCCCATCTTGGTATTACCGCCCTGACCATTAGTACCCAGGCTGGTGCCGAAGCGGCACTCTCTTTGGTGGATAACGCCCTGAACAGCATTTCAGATGTACGTGCTGACTTGGGTGCCATTCAAAGCCGGTTTGGTGCGGTCATCGGTAACCTGACCAATATTGTGGAAAACATGTCAGCTGCACGCTCCCGTATTCAGGATGCGGATATTGCGGCTGAGACGGCCAACCTGACCAAGACATCGATCTTGCAGCAGGCGGGTACCGCAGTGTTGGCGCAGGCTAACCAGCAGCCTCAATTAGCTCTTCAGCTTCTGGGTTAAGGCTCGGATATAACGGATTGAGCTGTGCCCGGTTGGGCGCAAAGGGACACGTGTGTCCTGAGCCGATAACATAAGGCTCGAAGAGAAGATATAAGTCTTTATTGTGTGGTTTAAGCGCGGTTGCGCAAGATGGGAGAGGTGTAATGTCATTTCATGTCCGTTCACATCCATCAGGCCTTCGGGGTGATGGAAGCGGGGAGTCCGGTTGGGAAGCAATTCCCGATGGTCTTGACCGTGTGGCGGCTAAGGAGTGTCATCCTGACCATCTTCGTAAGGTGCCTGGGTTAGGCATGGTAGGGCGCTTTCTACACATGATGGGTCCTATGGAGATGTCCGACACCGCCCGTGTGGGGGTGGAGGGGCTAGCACGCATGGCGGAGCTGGCTGATCTGGGCCGCCCCGGTGGGGAGGCACAGCAACAGATTCATGCACTGGCTGAGTTGGCTGTGCAGGGTCGAGTAACATCAGAGGACCGAGAGATTCTTCGGGTTGCGGTTCGGCGCCTGATGGAGG includes these proteins:
- a CDS encoding flagellin N-terminal helical domain-containing protein, with product MPLYVNTNVASLNAQRKLTQSSNDLSTTFARLSSGLRINSAKDDAAGLAITNRMTAQIRGLNQAVRNANDGISVAQVAEGALDETTNALQRIRELAVQSANAIYNTSDRLNLDKEVDQMLAEIQRISGDTEFNKLNVLDGTYTAQNFQVGAFSSQTITMSINGAQMSHLGITALTISTQAGAEAALSLVDNALNSISDVRADLGAIQSRFGAVIGNLTNIVENMSAARSRIQDADIAAETANLTKTSILQQAGTAVLAQANQQPQLALQLLG